From Gimesia panareensis, the proteins below share one genomic window:
- a CDS encoding ABC transporter permease, which produces MYDLTTLNLVLATTLVLVNGIISVWLKLDMEKRLLLASIRTVIQLLLIGLVLDWIFQLSWWSVIGALMFTMTLIAGLTAVQRSQRRYPGIWLNSTVAVFVSSWLVTGFALTVVIPPHSWSNNPAQYLIPLLGMILGNTLNGISLGLDRLSEELVLRRAEVELKLTLGATRNEAAREALQNAVRAGMTPIINSMMVVGLVSLPGMMTGQILAGASPLESVKYQIVIMFLIASGTALGTVISVLLGYRRLFNARHQFLFERIRKAGE; this is translated from the coding sequence ATGTATGACTTAACGACACTCAATCTGGTACTCGCCACCACTCTGGTGCTGGTCAACGGCATCATCTCTGTCTGGCTCAAGTTGGATATGGAGAAGCGGCTGCTGCTCGCTTCCATTCGTACGGTCATCCAGTTGCTGTTGATCGGTCTGGTCCTGGACTGGATCTTCCAGCTTTCCTGGTGGTCCGTGATTGGCGCGCTGATGTTTACCATGACGCTCATCGCGGGACTGACCGCGGTCCAGCGCTCCCAGCGCCGCTATCCCGGCATCTGGCTCAACAGTACCGTGGCTGTCTTCGTCAGTTCCTGGCTGGTCACCGGCTTTGCACTCACCGTCGTCATCCCTCCCCACAGCTGGTCGAATAATCCGGCCCAATACCTGATCCCGTTACTGGGGATGATTCTGGGGAACACGCTGAACGGCATCTCGCTGGGACTCGATCGCCTCAGTGAAGAACTGGTCCTCCGCCGGGCCGAGGTGGAACTGAAGCTGACACTGGGAGCCACCCGCAATGAAGCCGCCCGCGAAGCGCTGCAGAACGCGGTCCGGGCCGGCATGACACCGATCATCAATTCCATGATGGTCGTCGGACTGGTCTCGCTGCCCGGTATGATGACCGGTCAGATCCTCGCCGGTGCCAGTCCGCTGGAGTCGGTCAAATATCAGATCGTGATCATGTTTCTGATCGCATCCGGCACCGCGCTCGGCACGGTCATTTCCGTGCTGCTGGGATACCGCCGGCTGTTCAATGCCCGACATCAGTTCCTGTTTGAGCGGATTCGCAAAGCAGGGGAGTAA
- a CDS encoding glycosyltransferase family 2 protein, with product MHRKALVALPVFNEERHVIEVLTEVRKYAEAILVVDDGSSDRTPELLKEVSGIEVLTHPENRGYGAALKSAFDYAVAHQAEYDVLVTIDCDGQHEPTLLPNLVRQMRERPADDPIDMLSGSRYLKQFDGASIPPEDRRQINVAVTKRINEQLGFELTDAFCGLKAYRVEALAKFNVTDLGYAMPLQLWVQAAAEGMKIVEFPVPLVYLEEERSFGGSLDDAIKRKAYYDEVLDREMQAAGLTCCASECCNDRTDSYCD from the coding sequence ATGCACAGGAAAGCTCTGGTTGCTTTACCGGTATTTAATGAAGAACGACATGTGATCGAGGTTTTGACCGAAGTCCGCAAGTACGCCGAGGCGATTCTGGTCGTCGACGATGGTTCTTCGGATCGGACGCCGGAACTGTTGAAAGAAGTGTCGGGCATCGAAGTCCTCACGCATCCGGAAAATCGGGGATATGGTGCCGCTTTAAAAAGTGCCTTCGATTATGCCGTGGCGCACCAGGCTGAATATGACGTACTGGTGACGATTGACTGTGATGGTCAGCACGAGCCGACCCTGCTTCCGAATCTCGTGCGTCAGATGCGGGAACGGCCCGCCGATGATCCGATTGATATGCTTTCCGGCAGTCGTTACCTGAAGCAGTTTGACGGTGCCAGCATTCCCCCCGAAGACCGCCGTCAGATCAACGTCGCTGTGACAAAGCGGATCAACGAGCAACTGGGGTTCGAACTGACTGATGCCTTTTGCGGTCTGAAAGCGTACCGCGTGGAAGCCCTGGCGAAATTCAACGTGACCGACCTGGGGTATGCAATGCCGCTGCAGTTGTGGGTGCAGGCGGCTGCAGAGGGGATGAAGATCGTCGAGTTCCCGGTGCCGCTGGTTTACCTGGAAGAAGAACGCAGCTTCGGCGGCTCGCTCGATGATGCGATCAAACGCAAAGCCTACTACGATGAAGTGCTCGATCGGGAGATGCAGGCAGCCGGCCTGACCTGCTGTGCCTCTGAGTGTTGTAACGATCGTACCGATTCTTACTGCGACTGA
- a CDS encoding superoxide dismutase — protein MSYSLPDLPYAYDALEPHIDARTMEIHHTKHHQAYISKANAALEGHSDLAAKSIEDLMSDLSAVPEGIRTAIRNNGGGHANHSLFWTVMSPSGGGTPSGDLGDDINSTFGSFDAFKEQFANAAATRFGSGWAWLSVDGGKLVVESTPNQDTPLSEGRTPILGLDVWEHAYYLNYQNKRPDYISAFFNVINWDEVAKRYAAAKG, from the coding sequence ATGTCTTACTCACTTCCTGACCTGCCCTATGCCTACGATGCACTGGAGCCTCACATCGATGCCCGCACGATGGAAATCCATCACACCAAGCATCACCAGGCTTACATTTCCAAAGCCAACGCAGCCCTGGAAGGGCACAGCGATCTGGCTGCAAAGTCCATCGAAGACCTGATGAGCGACCTGAGCGCGGTTCCGGAAGGCATTCGCACTGCCATCCGTAACAACGGCGGCGGACACGCTAACCACAGCCTGTTCTGGACCGTCATGTCTCCCAGTGGCGGTGGAACCCCCAGTGGTGACCTCGGCGATGACATCAACTCCACCTTCGGCAGCTTTGATGCATTCAAGGAACAGTTCGCCAACGCTGCTGCCACCCGCTTCGGCAGTGGCTGGGCCTGGCTCTCTGTTGACGGTGGCAAGCTGGTTGTCGAAAGCACTCCCAACCAGGACACTCCGCTCTCCGAAGGTCGCACCCCGATTCTGGGACTGGACGTCTGGGAACACGCATACTACCTAAACTACCAGAACAAGCGTCCTGACTACATCTCCGCATTTTTCAATGTGATTAACTGGGATGAAGTCGCCAAGCGATACGCTGCCGCCAAAGGTTAA
- a CDS encoding response regulator, with product MVNGQHVVVLDGLHETEEVLKAVLEPQGCRVNRIRKPQTGNLIAEQDLPSIVVLHDDDLAASSKDQPGWDEIPKVVIGSVKVPSTNQAEPSTRFLVQPFQYAELIDSIESLLNQPRSLQ from the coding sequence GTGGTAAATGGTCAGCATGTTGTCGTCCTGGATGGACTGCACGAAACAGAAGAAGTCCTCAAAGCGGTCCTGGAGCCCCAGGGATGCCGCGTCAATCGCATCCGCAAACCGCAGACCGGCAATCTGATCGCAGAGCAGGATCTGCCCAGTATCGTCGTCCTGCATGACGATGATTTAGCAGCCTCTTCCAAAGACCAGCCTGGCTGGGACGAAATCCCCAAAGTCGTCATCGGTTCAGTGAAAGTGCCTTCTACCAATCAGGCAGAGCCATCCACACGCTTTCTCGTGCAGCCATTTCAATACGCTGAACTGATTGACTCAATCGAAAGTCTGCTGAACCAGCCCCGGTCGCTCCAGTAG
- a CDS encoding ATP-binding protein: MKRLIENTQETGKATLLVIQGVDLGTRFQLGTEPAGVGRGVRNEIRILDTEASRQHAMITYKNGSYIITDQNSSNGTMVNGTQIQSTRLSNGDHIQIGRSLLLFSSQAIDEDSRYMAEKIDLISSEDPNQSSITHEVNHEFDSVVLDTADVSGIIQQQEVQNDLQALYRITEAAVSPTISQEELLKRILDLTINTVGADRGCMLITDPHTGEIQPQIFSSRAEKKSGARMPVSHSIVDYVLNKKQGVRTSDAQRDQRFEGGRSILQAGIREAMCVPMQGRHELMGVIYVDTTTSHPEMLLKNGAVEKFSEEHLRLLVAIGRQSALAIENYRFQNAMLKAERFAAMGQTIATLSHHIKNILQGVRGGSYLIDMGLNKSEEDLVRKGWNIVEKNQNKIYHLVMDMLTFSTERKPALEAGSINTPVKDVYELMQARAEECGVQLKCEPDPDLPESVFDHEGIHRAILNIVINAIDAVEGLEQGIVLLETRYLAKPDQILIMVSDNGPGIPEDQISKIFNLFESTKGARGTGIGLAVSQKIIREHGGEISIESEAGKGSRFTLTVPRLDEDHPQATLSNL; the protein is encoded by the coding sequence ATGAAAAGGCTGATAGAAAACACACAAGAAACGGGGAAAGCAACGTTGCTGGTGATCCAGGGCGTTGACCTGGGGACCCGTTTCCAGCTGGGAACCGAACCGGCGGGCGTCGGCAGAGGGGTCAGAAACGAGATCCGGATTCTGGATACGGAAGCCTCCCGCCAGCATGCCATGATCACATATAAGAATGGCTCCTACATCATCACCGACCAGAACAGTTCCAATGGCACGATGGTCAACGGAACCCAGATCCAGTCCACACGGCTCAGTAACGGTGATCACATCCAGATTGGCCGCAGTCTGCTGCTGTTTTCCAGCCAGGCCATCGACGAAGATTCCCGCTACATGGCGGAAAAGATCGACCTGATCAGCAGCGAGGATCCGAACCAGTCCAGCATCACACATGAGGTGAATCACGAGTTTGACTCCGTCGTGCTGGATACAGCAGATGTGTCGGGCATCATTCAGCAGCAGGAAGTCCAGAACGATCTGCAGGCCCTGTATCGAATCACCGAAGCGGCAGTCAGTCCGACGATTTCCCAGGAAGAGCTGCTCAAACGCATTCTCGACCTGACCATCAACACGGTGGGCGCCGACCGCGGCTGTATGCTGATTACCGATCCCCATACCGGTGAAATCCAGCCCCAGATTTTCAGCAGCCGGGCCGAGAAGAAGTCCGGTGCCCGCATGCCGGTTTCCCACAGTATCGTCGACTACGTCCTCAACAAAAAACAGGGGGTCCGCACCTCAGATGCCCAGCGCGATCAGCGGTTCGAAGGGGGCCGCAGTATTCTGCAGGCGGGTATCCGGGAAGCAATGTGCGTTCCCATGCAGGGCCGCCACGAGCTGATGGGCGTGATCTATGTCGACACCACCACTTCGCATCCCGAGATGCTCCTCAAAAACGGTGCCGTGGAAAAATTCAGCGAAGAGCATCTGCGGCTGCTCGTTGCCATTGGCCGCCAGTCGGCACTGGCCATTGAAAACTACCGCTTCCAGAATGCGATGTTGAAAGCCGAACGCTTTGCCGCCATGGGGCAGACCATCGCCACTTTGAGCCACCATATCAAAAACATCCTGCAGGGCGTTCGCGGGGGCAGCTACCTGATCGACATGGGTCTGAACAAGTCCGAAGAAGATCTGGTCCGCAAAGGCTGGAACATCGTCGAGAAAAATCAGAATAAGATCTATCACCTGGTGATGGACATGCTGACCTTCAGCACCGAGCGCAAGCCCGCCCTGGAGGCCGGTTCCATCAACACGCCGGTCAAGGACGTCTATGAACTGATGCAGGCCCGCGCTGAAGAGTGCGGGGTGCAGTTGAAATGCGAACCCGACCCGGATCTGCCGGAATCGGTCTTCGACCACGAAGGCATCCACCGGGCGATCCTGAATATTGTGATCAACGCCATCGACGCCGTCGAAGGGCTGGAGCAGGGGATTGTCCTGCTGGAAACGCGGTATCTGGCCAAGCCGGACCAGATCCTGATCATGGTTTCCGACAATGGCCCCGGTATCCCCGAGGACCAGATCAGCAAGATTTTCAACCTGTTTGAATCGACCAAGGGCGCCCGCGGGACCGGCATTGGACTGGCAGTCAGCCAGAAAATCATCCGCGAACATGGTGGGGAAATCAGCATCGAGAGTGAAGCAGGCAAGGGCTCTCGTTTCACGCTCACCGTGCCACGCCTGGATGAAGATCATCCCCAGGCCACACTCTCCAATCTCTGA
- a CDS encoding serine/threonine protein kinase, which produces MAKRNKDTPEKKKRQSARVPKMESLGKYQIEKEIGAGGMGAVFLAKDTTLNRLAALKILPRDKAENPVLVKRFKAEGQAAAHLRHENIVSVYDAGEEDGYLYIALEYVEGTDLHNLIGKRNRIPVRRSLEIITQVTEALAHAYQQGIVHRDIKPANILIRQDGVVKLTDLGLARSIDDNTETSITRAGTTVGTVDYMAPEQARDSKAADIRSDIYSLGCTWYHMLTGRAPFSEGSLTNKLAAHATTPPPDPRELNERVPEGIVAIIHRMMAKSKNDRYQTPEELLEDLKNPNLKRSNVDNNVLEALASDESDSEQPTREVDVLPPAESSDFQINQFIPDYSSPAEEDEDHSAEDGGNRLSTSFDLQQLAGEVELESDVTVPGLQRPAKSTPDKKSARSKSGPQKTVDRTRTRRPAQEPEEEEGSVISDSAMKTRQAGRSRKSEPESSQVKRSKPASSSPSSKGKKQTKPEPARRTAKRKSVRETSPVMESESSASESQISLDYRQIGLVLGGLLLLILLIWWGISSMGSGGGQPQGPGSNPFDPNAESQPVGGNEPVAAADPKGSDSEPEMETAETKAEVTEAPEKQVKPKASSKWGDVSVRGQEQQYLPAWGNGFSTLTGPKASGLESRLPLLKVARGAASEGIWGSLDEALEEVSSRGAVIRLYGEGPFQLSPQRLNGIPQLIIMAADSGQKKPTVILIAESGSEPEAITDYFTFSKGLLRLQGIHFLCDASRLSGSGECNLLALQQSDLTFQECSFSLTGNSQRHLRLINSTGPPRTDTERPEGESRILLENSVITGQQMEVLHVDQPYSDVMISNCYLSVTGAPCLELAGLNPNLDTSSLLQVREVPRALRVFSSTLVSDQSIFKLTGPLQKQDNSAAEKTEGIKTQTDLIVINSVLVGDPKAKQAAMLTLVDWPQDKLRQQSKSRFEDLNLQLESAMFWGWPLYLKSTEPGNPQSVFEVDAHRTWQQSWGKPVAVEAFDADLPSKYAALRTPAFDRKLLDFSKVKSVHQVSTGGIVPGCDPQRLSTLSAGQQERIQAYVNQPRIGPSIASQFKQAKTVSFDMSKGNLNDFLNSSAVSGPTRVNVTGQGVCYTAPLELENKQVRLNFASPSDGTPLIVELKLLPSAVKSRNRGTGVNSFIALKNSTLAIEGGKFRIAADRKGVVPRHFVSLQNSQLALEDSALDAMLLNDKRFQSVVQVKAGAAGKPNQVLLERTYLSASGTVVDSEATQLDLDVNQSLLLSLNDLFSLSVKPSTRANVRVSLNQSTLAPRESVFAFRQAGGKGQTGDSAARIFAEECLFLPSPAVSGNRSEFSTTASLLRLPENLQSQKLVEWWGSANGYMVERLKALGDSGSLSGGEFEQTLSRLFGNLAEQHSLTIPGGILLQDQKLPPLVKIQPTHFKLLPACKAATWTDLKQPLGADPVALQAMIEGKPEDREKAARKRRSF; this is translated from the coding sequence ATGGCCAAGCGGAATAAAGACACTCCTGAAAAGAAAAAGCGCCAGTCTGCACGCGTGCCCAAAATGGAATCACTGGGAAAATACCAGATCGAAAAAGAGATTGGTGCCGGCGGGATGGGAGCGGTCTTCCTGGCCAAAGACACGACACTGAACCGTCTGGCGGCGCTGAAAATACTACCCCGCGACAAGGCGGAAAACCCGGTCCTGGTAAAACGTTTCAAAGCCGAAGGTCAGGCAGCCGCCCATCTGAGGCATGAGAATATCGTCTCGGTCTACGATGCGGGAGAAGAAGACGGGTATCTCTACATCGCGCTGGAGTATGTCGAGGGGACCGACCTGCACAACCTGATCGGGAAACGGAACCGGATTCCGGTCCGGCGTTCGCTGGAGATCATCACCCAGGTGACCGAAGCGCTGGCGCATGCCTATCAGCAGGGCATCGTGCACCGGGATATCAAGCCGGCGAATATCCTGATCCGCCAGGATGGCGTGGTGAAGCTGACCGACCTGGGACTGGCCCGGTCGATCGACGACAATACCGAAACGAGTATCACCCGGGCCGGGACGACGGTGGGAACCGTCGACTACATGGCACCGGAGCAGGCGCGGGACAGTAAGGCGGCCGACATCCGCAGCGATATCTATTCACTGGGCTGCACCTGGTATCACATGCTGACCGGGCGGGCGCCCTTCTCTGAAGGGAGTCTGACGAACAAGCTGGCCGCGCATGCAACCACTCCCCCGCCCGACCCGCGGGAGTTGAACGAACGCGTGCCCGAAGGGATCGTGGCGATCATTCACCGAATGATGGCCAAGTCGAAGAATGACCGTTACCAGACTCCGGAAGAGCTGCTGGAAGATCTGAAGAATCCGAACCTGAAGCGTTCGAACGTGGATAACAATGTGCTGGAAGCGCTGGCCAGCGATGAGTCGGACAGTGAGCAACCCACGCGCGAAGTCGATGTCCTGCCCCCGGCTGAGAGCAGTGACTTTCAGATCAATCAGTTCATTCCCGATTACAGCAGTCCCGCTGAAGAGGACGAAGACCATTCAGCGGAAGATGGTGGTAACCGTCTCAGTACCAGTTTCGATCTGCAGCAACTGGCGGGAGAAGTGGAACTGGAGTCCGATGTGACGGTGCCGGGGCTCCAACGTCCAGCGAAGTCCACCCCCGACAAAAAGAGCGCCAGGTCAAAGTCGGGGCCACAAAAAACGGTGGATCGTACGCGAACCCGCAGGCCGGCTCAGGAACCTGAGGAAGAAGAGGGTTCCGTTATTTCCGATTCCGCGATGAAGACCCGGCAGGCAGGTCGCTCCCGGAAGTCGGAGCCTGAATCATCGCAGGTCAAGCGCAGCAAGCCGGCGTCATCCTCACCCTCTTCGAAAGGCAAAAAACAGACAAAGCCAGAACCGGCCCGACGCACTGCAAAACGGAAATCGGTTCGGGAGACTTCTCCCGTCATGGAGTCGGAATCGTCCGCTTCCGAGAGCCAGATCTCTCTCGATTACAGGCAGATCGGACTCGTGCTGGGGGGCTTACTGCTGTTGATCCTGTTGATCTGGTGGGGGATCAGCAGCATGGGATCCGGAGGGGGACAACCCCAGGGACCGGGCAGTAATCCATTTGATCCCAATGCCGAGAGTCAGCCGGTTGGTGGAAACGAACCGGTGGCCGCTGCTGATCCGAAAGGTTCAGATTCAGAACCGGAAATGGAGACGGCTGAGACTAAAGCCGAGGTCACAGAAGCGCCTGAAAAACAGGTGAAACCCAAAGCCTCTTCGAAGTGGGGAGACGTCTCCGTGCGGGGGCAGGAGCAGCAGTATCTGCCCGCATGGGGGAACGGTTTTTCGACACTGACAGGCCCCAAAGCCAGCGGTCTGGAATCCCGTCTGCCTTTACTCAAGGTCGCGCGGGGGGCAGCATCAGAGGGAATCTGGGGGAGCCTGGACGAGGCGCTCGAAGAAGTGTCTTCCCGGGGAGCGGTGATTCGCCTGTACGGCGAGGGACCGTTCCAGTTGAGCCCGCAGCGACTCAATGGGATTCCGCAGCTGATTATTATGGCCGCGGATTCGGGACAGAAGAAGCCGACGGTGATTCTGATTGCGGAGAGCGGGTCTGAGCCGGAAGCGATTACCGATTACTTTACATTTTCAAAAGGCCTGTTGCGTCTGCAGGGGATTCATTTCCTGTGTGATGCCAGTCGTCTCTCGGGCAGTGGTGAGTGTAATCTGCTGGCCTTGCAGCAGAGTGACCTGACGTTTCAGGAGTGTTCTTTTTCCCTGACTGGGAACAGTCAGCGTCATTTGCGGTTGATCAATTCAACCGGACCACCGCGGACGGATACTGAGCGTCCGGAGGGGGAGTCGCGAATCCTGCTGGAAAATTCGGTGATCACCGGCCAGCAGATGGAAGTCCTGCACGTCGATCAGCCCTACTCCGATGTAATGATCTCCAACTGTTACCTGTCCGTCACCGGCGCTCCCTGTCTGGAACTGGCCGGTTTGAATCCCAATCTGGATACGAGTTCCCTGTTACAAGTACGTGAGGTGCCCCGCGCGCTGCGTGTGTTTTCCAGCACGCTGGTTTCAGATCAGTCCATCTTCAAGCTCACCGGGCCACTGCAGAAACAGGATAATTCCGCTGCGGAGAAAACGGAGGGCATCAAGACGCAGACCGACCTGATTGTGATCAACTCCGTACTGGTGGGGGATCCGAAAGCAAAACAGGCTGCGATGCTGACACTGGTCGACTGGCCTCAGGATAAACTGCGTCAGCAGAGTAAGAGCCGGTTTGAAGATCTGAATCTTCAGCTGGAAAGTGCCATGTTCTGGGGCTGGCCTTTGTATTTAAAATCGACCGAGCCGGGAAACCCGCAGAGTGTCTTCGAGGTCGATGCCCATCGGACCTGGCAGCAGAGCTGGGGGAAACCGGTCGCGGTCGAAGCTTTCGATGCTGATCTCCCCTCGAAATATGCAGCCCTGCGTACGCCTGCTTTTGACAGGAAGCTGCTTGATTTTTCCAAAGTGAAAAGCGTCCACCAGGTTTCTACCGGCGGGATTGTCCCCGGCTGTGATCCCCAGCGGCTGTCGACGCTCTCTGCAGGACAGCAGGAGCGGATTCAGGCGTATGTGAATCAGCCCCGGATTGGACCTTCAATCGCGAGTCAGTTTAAGCAGGCCAAAACGGTTTCGTTTGACATGTCGAAAGGCAATCTGAATGATTTCCTCAATAGCTCTGCTGTATCCGGTCCGACCCGGGTCAACGTGACCGGACAGGGGGTCTGTTACACGGCACCGCTGGAACTGGAAAATAAACAGGTACGCCTGAATTTTGCTTCCCCTTCCGATGGCACACCGTTGATCGTAGAGCTGAAGCTGCTGCCTTCTGCCGTGAAATCGCGGAATCGGGGTACCGGGGTGAATTCCTTCATTGCTCTGAAGAATTCCACACTGGCAATCGAAGGCGGAAAATTTCGTATTGCGGCGGACCGCAAGGGAGTCGTGCCGCGGCATTTTGTGTCGCTGCAGAACAGTCAACTGGCGCTGGAAGATTCCGCACTGGATGCGATGCTGCTGAATGACAAACGCTTTCAGTCTGTTGTGCAGGTGAAGGCGGGAGCAGCCGGCAAACCAAATCAGGTGCTGCTGGAGCGGACCTATCTGTCCGCCTCGGGAACGGTAGTGGATTCAGAGGCGACGCAGCTGGATCTGGATGTGAATCAAAGCCTGTTGTTGAGCCTGAATGATCTGTTTTCGTTGTCTGTTAAACCGTCGACCCGCGCGAACGTGCGTGTTTCTCTCAACCAGAGCACGCTGGCACCCCGGGAATCGGTCTTCGCCTTCCGGCAGGCGGGCGGCAAAGGGCAGACGGGGGATTCCGCGGCCCGGATTTTTGCAGAAGAATGTCTGTTTCTCCCTTCACCGGCAGTCTCGGGGAATCGTTCTGAATTTTCAACCACCGCTTCCCTGCTCCGTCTGCCAGAGAATCTGCAGAGTCAGAAACTGGTGGAGTGGTGGGGATCTGCGAATGGCTATATGGTCGAACGACTGAAGGCGCTGGGGGATTCCGGTTCGTTGTCGGGCGGAGAATTTGAACAGACCCTGTCTCGACTGTTCGGGAACCTGGCAGAGCAGCATTCGCTAACGATACCAGGGGGGATTCTATTGCAGGACCAGAAACTGCCGCCGCTCGTGAAAATTCAGCCGACGCACTTTAAACTGCTCCCCGCCTGTAAAGCGGCCACCTGGACTGATCTGAAACAGCCGCTGGGGGCAGATCCGGTGGCGCTGCAGGCCATGATCGAAGGGAAACCTGAGGATCGGGAAAAGGCAGCGCGGAAAAGACGGTCATTCTGA
- a CDS encoding WD40 repeat domain-containing protein gives MMDERAAWLTQGTGTTPSLRWSFSTEAPLLALDLARETGEILAADISGGLYLLDRQGQFLHLNRGIKDVQLVHWSDHGKRGAAIYSDNNICCFDRDLNVIWAISFSVECLAIAMDSYGDYVAVSLASGKTILIDSQKKKVASFETMKPLSYLEFQMTEPRLLGAAENGLVCCHDLDGNCIWNEKHWSNCGGLAMSGDGKRIYLAGFNYGILIFDHEGDSAGTLVFEGTPKVLACDFNGNRIVTATIEQELYWLNQEGKLLWGGMIPDEAIEVACDPFGLWCVCGTKSGLVQCLDWTDSI, from the coding sequence ATGATGGATGAACGTGCCGCCTGGCTGACACAGGGAACAGGAACAACGCCCAGCCTCCGCTGGTCGTTTTCCACCGAAGCGCCACTCCTGGCGCTCGACCTGGCACGTGAAACCGGAGAAATACTGGCCGCCGATATTTCCGGCGGCCTTTATTTATTGGATCGGCAGGGACAGTTCCTGCATCTGAATCGCGGGATCAAGGATGTGCAGCTGGTGCACTGGAGCGATCACGGGAAACGGGGCGCGGCGATCTATTCCGACAACAATATCTGTTGTTTCGACCGCGACCTGAATGTAATCTGGGCCATCTCCTTCTCCGTTGAGTGCCTGGCGATCGCCATGGATTCGTACGGCGACTATGTTGCCGTCAGCCTGGCGAGCGGAAAAACGATCCTGATTGATTCTCAGAAAAAGAAGGTCGCCAGCTTTGAGACCATGAAACCGCTGAGTTACCTCGAATTTCAGATGACCGAGCCCCGGTTGCTCGGTGCTGCTGAAAATGGTCTCGTCTGCTGTCACGATCTGGACGGCAACTGCATCTGGAACGAGAAGCACTGGTCGAACTGTGGCGGGCTGGCGATGTCGGGAGACGGCAAGCGGATTTACCTGGCCGGATTTAATTACGGTATTCTGATTTTCGACCATGAGGGAGATTCGGCGGGAACACTGGTATTTGAGGGAACGCCGAAGGTCCTCGCCTGTGATTTTAACGGCAACCGGATTGTGACCGCGACGATCGAGCAGGAGCTGTACTGGCTCAACCAGGAGGGCAAACTGCTCTGGGGGGGCATGATTCCGGATGAGGCCATCGAGGTGGCCTGCGACCCCTTCGGGTTGTGGTGCGTCTGTGGAACAAAGTCGGGCCTGGTGCAGTGCCTGGACTGGACCGATTCGATTTGA